In a single window of the Patescibacteria group bacterium genome:
- a CDS encoding HEAT repeat domain-containing protein → VEQSYPGSEKKSSLSIYKSTKSILSRLGVKLVDEGDPCDATLTIILTGNALRANYWKAGTCYSGAVAYIDISLTIPEREPFTFHTSERYPPPNTIFYCPKEPSGAPFREVCFNALGDSLATLWGPQVFIKIMSMEEGWPSYSAKSLIEIGEPVVELLIQTLKDEDSNVRARAAYALGEIGDERAIEALTNALKDKDLGVQEIVKRALEKIEEKKSSQ, encoded by the coding sequence ATGTGGAACAATCATATCCTGGAAGTGAGAAAAAATCCTCCCTTTCTATTTACAAATCTACCAAGAGCATCTTATCAAGGCTAGGAGTAAAGTTAGTGGATGAAGGTGACCCATGTGATGCTACTCTGACCATTATCCTAACTGGTAATGCCCTACGTGCAAATTATTGGAAAGCAGGAACCTGTTACAGTGGAGCTGTAGCATACATTGATATAAGCCTTACTATTCCAGAGCGCGAGCCATTCACTTTTCATACCAGCGAAAGATATCCACCCCCAAATACTATTTTTTACTGTCCTAAAGAACCATCTGGTGCTCCTTTTAGAGAAGTTTGCTTTAATGCTCTAGGAGATAGTCTAGCTACTTTGTGGGGACCTCAAGTATTCATTAAAATCATGAGTATGGAAGAGGGATGGCCCTCCTACTCAGCAAAATCTCTTATAGAGATAGGAGAACCAGTAGTAGAATTGCTAATTCAAACTCTAAAGGATGAAGATAGTAATGTTCGTGCTAGGGCAGCATATGCTCTTGGAGAGATAGGGGATGAAAGAGCTATAGAAGCACTAACTAATGCATTAAAAGATAAAGATCTAGGAGTTCAAGAAATTGTAAAAAGAGCTTTAGAGAAGATAGAGGAAAAGAAATCTTCACAATAA